A window of Leclercia adecarboxylata contains these coding sequences:
- the tap gene encoding methyl-accepting chemotaxis protein IV → MLNRIRISTTLFLILILCGVLQVGSNGLSFWAFRDGYQNLQEMESSNQQRALLTQSRAVLLQASTALNKAGTLTALSYPPDDIKGLMTTARSSLKQAGELYRTFNDQAAISAKDAGLKKAMQGAFTQWHSDLEHQATWLENNQLSDFLTAPVQASQAAFDASTDAWQQEMNSFVQVASNDSRNSYHMSGVIFATMIVLAALLTSAALLWSRKMIVQPLAIISSHFDSIAKGDLARPVAVYGKNEISAIFASLKAMQGSLRETVSEVRQGSYAMHTGIAEIAEGNNDLSSRTEQQAASLAQTAASMEQLTATVGQNADNARQASGLAKSAAQTARKGGEQASHVANTMNQIATSSQKIGDIISVIDGIAFQTNILALNAAVEAARAGEQGRGFAVVAGEVRNLASRSANAAKEIKVLIEESVSRVQQGSELVDTAAKTMTEIVSSVTQVNDIMGEIASASDEQRRGIEQVALAVSQMDQVTQQNAALVEEAAAATDQLAGQADHLTSLVAVFNVNERVEAVTEVGRSQTVPVGS, encoded by the coding sequence ATGTTAAATCGTATTCGTATCTCGACCACCCTGTTTTTGATTTTGATTCTCTGCGGGGTGTTGCAGGTTGGCAGTAATGGCTTGTCGTTCTGGGCTTTTCGCGATGGTTATCAGAATCTGCAGGAGATGGAGAGCAGCAATCAGCAGCGCGCGCTGCTTACCCAGAGCCGGGCAGTCTTGTTGCAGGCCAGTACGGCCCTGAATAAAGCGGGGACCTTAACCGCGCTGAGTTATCCGCCCGATGACATCAAGGGGCTGATGACCACCGCGCGCAGCAGCCTGAAGCAGGCGGGCGAGCTCTACAGGACGTTCAACGACCAGGCGGCGATAAGTGCCAAAGACGCCGGGCTGAAGAAGGCAATGCAGGGCGCCTTCACCCAGTGGCACAGCGATCTGGAGCATCAGGCCACCTGGCTTGAAAACAACCAGCTGTCCGATTTCCTCACCGCGCCGGTGCAGGCGTCCCAGGCGGCGTTTGATGCCAGCACCGACGCCTGGCAGCAGGAGATGAACAGCTTTGTGCAGGTGGCGAGTAACGACAGCCGCAACAGCTACCACATGTCCGGCGTGATTTTCGCCACCATGATTGTGCTGGCGGCGTTACTGACCAGCGCCGCGCTGCTCTGGTCGCGCAAGATGATTGTCCAGCCGCTGGCGATCATCAGCAGCCATTTCGACAGCATTGCGAAAGGCGATCTGGCGCGGCCGGTGGCGGTGTACGGTAAAAACGAAATTTCGGCAATTTTCGCCAGCCTGAAAGCGATGCAGGGATCGCTGCGTGAGACGGTCTCCGAGGTGCGGCAGGGCAGCTACGCCATGCACACCGGGATCGCCGAAATCGCCGAAGGCAATAACGATCTCTCTTCCCGCACCGAGCAGCAGGCGGCATCGCTGGCGCAAACGGCGGCCAGCATGGAGCAGTTGACCGCCACCGTCGGCCAGAACGCCGACAACGCCCGTCAGGCGTCCGGTCTGGCGAAGAGTGCGGCGCAGACGGCAAGGAAAGGAGGCGAACAGGCTTCCCACGTGGCGAACACCATGAATCAGATTGCCACCAGTTCGCAAAAGATTGGCGACATTATCAGCGTGATCGACGGCATTGCGTTTCAGACCAATATTCTGGCGCTGAACGCGGCGGTTGAAGCCGCCCGCGCGGGCGAGCAGGGGCGTGGCTTTGCGGTGGTGGCCGGCGAGGTACGTAACCTGGCGAGCCGCAGCGCCAATGCGGCAAAAGAGATTAAGGTGCTGATTGAAGAGTCGGTGTCGCGCGTCCAGCAGGGTTCTGAGCTGGTGGACACCGCGGCGAAAACCATGACCGAGATTGTCAGTTCGGTCACCCAGGTGAACGACATCATGGGCGAAATCGCCTCAGCATCCGATGAACAGCGCCGCGGCATTGAGCAGGTGGCGCTGGCGGTAAGCCAGATGGATCAGGTGACCCAGCAGAACGCCGCGCTGGTAGAAGAGGCCGCGGCGGCCACCGACCAGTTAGCCGGCCAGGCGGATCATCTTACCTCGCTGGTGGCTGTTTTTAATGTGAATGAACGTGTTGAAGCAGTAACAGAAGTCGGGCGGTCGCAGACCGTACCAGTCGGATCCTGA
- a CDS encoding spore coat protein U domain-containing protein: MLLGGGLLAVASGNTQAVTSSGTIGATLTLTNGCLINGSPTQDGINFGTLDFGTHPATFSTLTTQLTGASGGNTFTIQCTTASYTVAITGNTNSTAPGTVIGTPGTPARYLVNAADTSQGVAYSLFSDGGFNNIIANNAPLPVTSTAGGVDSYTLYGRITGGGNSVTVVPGTYTDTINVSVTY, encoded by the coding sequence ATGCTGTTAGGCGGCGGACTTCTGGCAGTGGCGTCCGGCAATACCCAGGCCGTCACCAGCAGCGGCACCATTGGCGCAACCTTAACCCTGACCAACGGCTGCCTGATTAACGGCTCCCCGACTCAGGATGGCATTAACTTCGGTACCCTTGATTTTGGTACCCATCCGGCCACCTTTTCCACGCTGACCACCCAGCTCACCGGGGCCAGCGGCGGGAACACTTTTACTATTCAATGCACCACCGCCAGCTACACGGTCGCCATTACCGGCAACACCAACTCCACGGCGCCCGGCACCGTGATCGGGACGCCTGGCACCCCTGCGCGTTACCTGGTGAATGCCGCCGATACCAGCCAGGGCGTGGCCTATAGCCTTTTCAGCGACGGTGGGTTTAACAACATCATCGCCAATAACGCGCCGCTGCCGGTGACCTCCACCGCCGGGGGCGTCGACAGCTATACCCTGTACGGCCGCATCACCGGCGGGGGTAACAGCGTCACCGTGGTACCTGGCACCTACACCGACACCATCAACGTCAGCGTCACCTATTAA
- the tar gene encoding methyl-accepting chemotaxis protein II encodes MLNRMRVVTMLMLVLAVFALLQLVSGSLFFSSIKANQDSFAVSNAFRVQQSEITSSWDYLLQTRINLSRASARMVSDPSHQQTELMNSARTTLAQAEKHFKAYSAIAPQPSMEQVSQAINDKYQDYAAALTELIQFLDNGNMDAYFAQATQSKQNALGTALREYVAASDARNQNAYNASVKDYTFAKWQMGILALALAIVLVGVWYGIRHTLLNPLNRVIDHIRHIASGDLTQTLTIAGRSEITQLAVTVDHMQRSLSETVTNVRQGSDAIYTGTSEIAMGNNDLSSRTEQQASALEETAASMEQLTATVKQNADNARQASQLANSASETAQRGGKVVDGVVKTMHDIAGSSKKIADIISVIDGIAFQTNILALNAAVEAARAGEQGRGFAVVAGEVRNLASRSANAAKEIKALIEDSVARVDTGSVLVESAGETMNDIVNAVTRVTDIMGEIASASDEQSRGIDQVALAVSEMDRVTQQNASLVQESAAAAAQLEEQASRLKMAVSAFRLTSIPTNTVSSRVSQQPAAPVNAPAYVRAVATGKDENWETF; translated from the coding sequence ATGTTGAACCGTATGCGCGTTGTCACCATGCTGATGTTAGTGCTGGCTGTGTTCGCTTTGCTGCAGCTCGTTTCCGGCAGTTTGTTTTTCTCGTCTATTAAGGCCAACCAGGACAGTTTCGCAGTCTCTAACGCGTTCCGGGTTCAACAAAGTGAAATCACCTCCAGCTGGGATTACCTGCTGCAAACGCGCATCAACCTGAGCCGCGCCTCCGCGCGCATGGTGTCCGATCCTTCGCATCAGCAAACTGAGCTGATGAACAGCGCCCGCACGACGCTTGCGCAAGCGGAAAAACACTTCAAAGCATACAGCGCCATCGCACCCCAGCCTTCAATGGAGCAGGTGAGCCAGGCCATCAATGACAAATATCAGGACTATGCCGCGGCGCTGACGGAGCTGATCCAGTTCCTTGATAACGGCAATATGGACGCCTATTTCGCCCAGGCGACCCAGTCAAAACAGAACGCGCTGGGTACTGCCCTGCGGGAGTATGTCGCCGCGTCCGACGCGCGTAACCAGAACGCCTACAATGCCAGCGTGAAGGATTACACCTTCGCCAAATGGCAGATGGGCATCCTGGCCCTGGCGCTGGCCATCGTACTGGTGGGCGTCTGGTACGGTATTCGTCATACCCTGCTGAACCCGTTAAACCGCGTCATCGACCACATCCGTCACATTGCCAGCGGCGATCTGACCCAGACCCTGACCATCGCCGGGCGCAGCGAAATCACCCAACTGGCCGTCACTGTAGACCATATGCAGCGCTCGCTCAGCGAGACGGTGACCAACGTGCGTCAGGGTTCCGATGCCATTTATACCGGTACCAGCGAAATCGCGATGGGTAACAACGATCTCTCCTCCCGTACCGAGCAACAGGCGTCGGCGCTGGAAGAGACCGCAGCCAGCATGGAGCAGTTAACCGCCACCGTGAAGCAGAATGCGGACAACGCCCGCCAGGCGTCACAGCTGGCGAACAGTGCCTCTGAAACCGCCCAGCGCGGCGGCAAGGTAGTGGACGGTGTGGTGAAAACCATGCACGACATCGCCGGCAGCTCGAAGAAGATCGCCGACATCATCAGCGTCATCGACGGCATCGCCTTCCAGACCAATATCCTGGCGCTGAACGCGGCGGTAGAAGCGGCGCGCGCCGGGGAGCAGGGCCGCGGCTTTGCGGTCGTCGCCGGCGAAGTGCGTAACCTTGCCAGCCGCAGCGCAAACGCGGCAAAAGAGATTAAAGCCCTGATTGAGGACTCTGTCGCGCGCGTTGACACCGGCTCGGTGCTGGTAGAGAGCGCGGGCGAAACCATGAATGACATCGTGAATGCCGTTACCCGCGTAACGGACATCATGGGTGAAATCGCCTCTGCGTCGGATGAGCAGAGTCGTGGTATCGACCAGGTAGCCCTGGCGGTATCGGAAATGGATCGTGTCACACAGCAAAACGCCTCGCTGGTTCAGGAGTCCGCAGCCGCTGCGGCACAGCTGGAAGAGCAGGCGAGCCGTCTGAAGATGGCCGTCTCGGCGTTTCGACTTACCTCTATACCAACAAACACGGTTTCATCGCGCGTCAGCCAGCAACCGGCCGCGCCGGTCAATGCACCGGCTTATGTACGCGCAGTGGCAACCGGAAAAGATGAGAACTGGGAAACATTTTGA
- a CDS encoding fimbria/pilus outer membrane usher protein has product MAVGPRQLKPSMLILLCVSSASWADPGDDMLPPPPAPQSVNDEAVFQLALILNHYDTGLVVPVTRRQNEYLVASADLRRAGLPAEHVPPGEVNVSRLEGVRTEYDSTGQRLLLSVPREWVGARVTPFSGQMARSTPHYGKGALLNYDFYTNHTEHSGGQAALWHEFRYFDNRGSLSSTGYVRENLSGDSGQQEGYVRYDTTLMFTDEEDATLWTAGDVISDALSWSSSVRMGGISYGRDFSLRPDLVTWPLPEFSGEAAVPTSVDLFVNGYRAGSTRLQPGPFTLTNLPYINGAGDAVLVTTDALGRQVSTTLPFYVTSDLLRQGLSDGAVTLGSLRRNYGIKNFDYGPAAGSGSYRYGLTDWLTLEGHAEGAEELALGGAGTIVKLGRFGVVNSAWTQSKMRGDTGGQINWGYQYSTNAFSIATQHSRRDRGFGNLALYDQPTVYDEHDQPVASLSRNTDQYSLTLNMGDYGNIGAAWIGVQSFDDQKTELLNLSWSRNLWGSSSIYLAASRDQQQGDWTVALSLQIPLGERDSAAVTFENTPDAGSTQRLNYNHSMPTDGGFSWNMAWARQSKASNYQQATLGWRNNNIELQGGGYGERDMMTWWGEAMGSLVLMDGELFAANKINDAFVVVSTDGQPDVPVSYENQPVGKTNRNGYLLISGVSAYYPASYSINTLNLPADTRLKETERRIALRRNSGYLVDFPMEQERVASVILHDGAGEAIPLGSQVRRPGRAPVVVGYDGLAWLEDLADVNALEVSTPAGKRCHVTLTLAANPEHKLQTYGPLTCRVEP; this is encoded by the coding sequence ATGGCAGTCGGCCCCCGTCAACTGAAGCCGTCGATGCTTATCCTGCTCTGCGTCAGTTCAGCAAGCTGGGCCGATCCCGGTGACGATATGTTGCCTCCGCCGCCTGCGCCGCAGTCGGTGAATGACGAGGCGGTCTTCCAGCTGGCGCTGATCCTCAACCATTACGACACCGGGCTGGTGGTGCCCGTCACCCGGCGGCAGAACGAGTACCTCGTGGCGAGCGCCGATCTGCGCCGCGCCGGGCTGCCCGCCGAACATGTGCCGCCGGGCGAGGTGAACGTCAGCCGTCTTGAGGGGGTGCGCACCGAGTACGACAGCACCGGCCAACGGCTGCTGCTCAGCGTGCCCCGGGAGTGGGTCGGGGCGCGTGTCACCCCCTTCAGCGGTCAGATGGCGCGCAGCACGCCCCACTATGGCAAAGGGGCGCTGCTTAACTACGATTTTTACACCAACCACACCGAACACAGCGGCGGCCAGGCTGCCCTGTGGCACGAGTTCCGCTATTTTGACAACCGGGGATCGCTATCCTCCACCGGTTACGTTCGGGAAAATCTCTCCGGCGACAGCGGGCAGCAGGAGGGGTATGTCCGCTACGACACCACCCTGATGTTCACCGATGAAGAAGATGCCACCCTCTGGACCGCCGGGGATGTGATCAGCGACGCCCTGAGCTGGAGCAGCAGCGTGCGCATGGGAGGGATCAGCTACGGGCGGGATTTCTCCCTGCGCCCGGATCTGGTCACCTGGCCGCTACCGGAGTTTTCCGGCGAAGCGGCAGTGCCTACCTCGGTAGATCTGTTTGTCAACGGTTACCGGGCGGGCTCCACCCGCCTGCAACCGGGACCGTTCACCCTCACCAATCTGCCTTACATCAACGGTGCCGGGGATGCGGTTCTGGTCACCACCGATGCGCTGGGGCGCCAGGTGAGTACCACGCTGCCGTTCTACGTCACCAGCGATCTGCTGCGACAGGGGCTCAGCGACGGAGCCGTGACCCTGGGCAGCCTGCGGCGCAATTACGGTATCAAAAATTTTGACTACGGCCCGGCGGCGGGCAGCGGCTCCTATCGCTACGGCCTGACCGACTGGCTGACTCTGGAAGGCCACGCCGAAGGGGCGGAGGAGCTGGCCCTCGGCGGGGCGGGAACCATCGTTAAGCTCGGACGCTTCGGGGTGGTGAACAGCGCCTGGACCCAGAGCAAAATGCGCGGCGATACCGGGGGGCAGATCAACTGGGGCTATCAGTACAGCACCAACGCCTTCAGTATTGCCACCCAGCACAGCCGCCGGGATCGCGGCTTCGGTAACCTGGCGCTTTACGATCAGCCCACCGTTTACGATGAACACGACCAGCCTGTCGCCAGCCTGAGCCGCAATACCGATCAGTATTCGCTCACCTTAAATATGGGCGATTACGGCAATATCGGGGCGGCATGGATCGGGGTGCAGAGCTTTGATGACCAGAAAACCGAGCTGCTGAACCTCTCCTGGAGCCGTAACCTGTGGGGCAGCAGCAGTATTTATCTTGCCGCCAGCCGGGATCAGCAGCAGGGCGACTGGACGGTGGCGTTGTCGCTGCAGATCCCCCTTGGCGAGCGCGACAGCGCCGCCGTCACTTTCGAAAATACCCCGGATGCCGGCAGCACCCAGCGCCTCAACTACAACCACTCGATGCCCACCGACGGCGGCTTCAGCTGGAATATGGCGTGGGCGCGCCAGTCAAAAGCCAGCAACTATCAGCAGGCGACCCTGGGGTGGCGTAATAACAACATCGAGCTGCAGGGCGGTGGCTACGGCGAGCGCGACATGATGACCTGGTGGGGCGAGGCGATGGGCTCGCTGGTGCTGATGGACGGCGAACTCTTTGCCGCCAACAAAATCAACGACGCCTTTGTGGTGGTCAGCACCGACGGGCAGCCGGACGTGCCGGTCAGCTATGAAAACCAGCCGGTGGGCAAAACCAACCGCAACGGTTATCTGCTGATTAGCGGCGTATCGGCCTACTATCCGGCGAGCTACAGCATTAACACCCTCAATTTGCCTGCTGACACCCGCCTGAAAGAGACCGAACGGCGCATCGCCCTGCGGCGCAACAGCGGCTATCTGGTCGACTTCCCGATGGAGCAGGAGCGGGTCGCCAGCGTGATCCTCCACGATGGCGCCGGGGAGGCGATCCCCCTTGGCAGCCAGGTGCGGCGTCCGGGCAGGGCGCCGGTGGTGGTCGGCTATGACGGGCTCGCCTGGCTGGAAGATCTGGCGGATGTGAACGCCCTCGAGGTCAGTACGCCCGCGGGCAAACGCTGCCACGTTACCCTGACACTGGCCGCCAACCCGGAGCATAAGCTGCAAACCTACGGACCGCTGACCTGCCGGGTGGAACCATGA
- a CDS encoding Csu type fimbrial protein, translating into MSVNLLTLRYAGEGKLRAFFILSMLLLAVRNGHAVTTQSFQVSATITPGCSVAAGSGGLLGTLDFGTHSGVERGQVNTSFVPNGSLTIACTPGVALSMSIDGGQHYTSVRNMQRAGGTSQVPYRLYSSSSLAANSEIGVNQAVSVAYTNSNNIALPLFGVALLTGFSPAGNYSDQLTVTLSW; encoded by the coding sequence ATGAGCGTGAACCTACTAACGCTCCGTTATGCGGGAGAGGGCAAACTGCGCGCTTTTTTTATCCTGAGCATGCTGCTGCTTGCGGTGAGAAACGGCCATGCGGTGACGACGCAATCCTTTCAGGTGAGCGCCACTATCACTCCCGGCTGTTCAGTCGCCGCAGGCAGCGGTGGCCTGCTGGGTACCCTGGATTTTGGCACCCATAGCGGGGTTGAGCGGGGGCAGGTCAACACCAGCTTTGTGCCGAACGGTTCCCTCACCATCGCCTGTACCCCCGGGGTGGCGCTGAGCATGAGCATTGACGGCGGGCAGCACTACACCTCGGTGCGCAATATGCAGCGGGCCGGGGGAACAAGCCAGGTACCGTATCGCCTTTACAGCAGCAGTTCACTGGCGGCCAACAGTGAGATCGGGGTGAACCAGGCGGTGTCCGTGGCCTACACCAACAGCAACAACATTGCGCTACCGCTTTTTGGTGTGGCGCTTCTGACCGGCTTCAGCCCGGCCGGAAATTATTCCGATCAACTCACCGTGACCTTGTCATGGTGA
- a CDS encoding Csu type fimbrial protein: protein MKRLLLVLFLLLFSATSWGACRVSTVNASFGSVTSFALSGSNEVATTGTLVVNCDRVLNLLTNDSVTLTFTGATLSANNRATMKRTDNATITDAIPTRLCGQSGCASSSEVQIGKAYTWSGSTLLNLLGSAQYSIPLYFRTVAGQNVSAGPYQVTLNFSVSYSVCSVGVLGLCTTPQTGTALTSLTLNMTVTNDCSAMTTPNVNFNSAPLVQNFPTVSQAISVTCTKGSVYTIGINNGANASNNVRRMASGNNRMSYEIYKEATANRWGSSGSERWSSGASSQVSADGLLRSYNYTARVLPNQTTPPAGNYSDTLVVDVAF from the coding sequence ATGAAACGCCTGCTGCTGGTGCTGTTCCTGCTGCTGTTTTCTGCCACCAGCTGGGGCGCGTGCCGGGTCAGCACCGTCAACGCCAGCTTTGGCAGCGTGACGTCCTTCGCCCTGAGCGGCAGTAATGAAGTGGCAACCACCGGCACCCTGGTAGTGAACTGCGACAGGGTGCTCAACCTGCTTACCAACGATTCGGTGACTCTGACCTTCACCGGGGCCACACTTTCTGCCAACAACCGGGCGACGATGAAGCGTACCGATAACGCCACAATTACCGATGCGATCCCCACCCGGCTGTGTGGCCAGTCCGGGTGCGCCTCCAGCAGCGAAGTGCAGATCGGCAAGGCCTACACCTGGAGCGGCTCGACGCTGTTAAATCTGCTCGGTTCCGCGCAGTACAGTATCCCACTCTATTTCCGCACCGTCGCCGGGCAGAACGTCAGCGCCGGACCCTATCAGGTGACGCTTAACTTCAGCGTCAGTTACAGCGTCTGCTCCGTTGGCGTGCTGGGGCTCTGTACCACCCCGCAAACCGGTACCGCCCTGACCAGCCTCACTCTCAACATGACCGTCACCAACGACTGCAGCGCGATGACCACCCCGAACGTCAACTTTAACAGCGCGCCGCTGGTGCAGAATTTTCCCACCGTCTCGCAGGCGATCTCCGTCACCTGCACCAAGGGCAGCGTCTACACCATCGGGATTAATAACGGCGCCAACGCCAGCAACAACGTGCGCCGGATGGCCAGCGGCAACAACCGCATGAGCTATGAAATCTATAAAGAGGCTACCGCCAACCGCTGGGGCAGCAGCGGCAGCGAACGCTGGTCCAGCGGGGCCTCCTCGCAGGTCAGCGCCGATGGCCTGTTACGCAGCTATAACTACACCGCCCGTGTCCTTCCCAACCAGACCACGCCGCCCGCGGGCAACTACAGCGATACTCTCGTGGTCGACGTCGCGTTCTGA
- a CDS encoding fimbrial biogenesis chaperone: protein MKAIPGYRTLCLLMALGATLNTAHGAATILLWPIDPWLSADTKATELWVQNQGNSATTMQVRIVRWRQENGLERYTAQQDVVASPPIVTIAKGSKQLIRLIKQSNVPAGVEQAYRIIVDEIPQPQDNQTPQMGLKLQMRYSIPLFVYGQGIATIKDGAHHALVETRDLNWRVIRDDGKPALQVRNQGNVHVRLSQVTLQQGSQKRTLADGLLGYVLPGSTRSWPLPSGIDKPGQMRAQINARDTEWQSAPVN from the coding sequence ATGAAGGCAATTCCAGGATACCGCACGCTGTGCCTGCTGATGGCGCTGGGTGCAACGCTAAACACCGCCCACGGGGCGGCAACCATTCTGCTGTGGCCTATCGATCCCTGGCTCTCCGCCGACACCAAAGCGACGGAGCTGTGGGTGCAGAACCAGGGCAACAGCGCCACCACCATGCAGGTGAGGATCGTGCGCTGGCGTCAGGAGAACGGTCTTGAACGCTACACCGCCCAGCAGGATGTCGTCGCCAGCCCGCCGATCGTGACCATCGCGAAGGGCAGCAAACAGTTAATCCGCCTGATCAAACAGAGCAACGTTCCGGCCGGAGTGGAGCAGGCCTACCGCATCATCGTGGATGAGATCCCCCAGCCGCAGGATAACCAGACGCCGCAGATGGGGCTGAAACTGCAGATGCGCTACTCCATCCCGCTGTTTGTCTACGGTCAGGGCATTGCCACCATCAAGGATGGGGCGCACCACGCCCTGGTCGAAACGCGGGATCTGAACTGGCGGGTGATCCGCGACGATGGCAAACCGGCCCTGCAGGTGCGCAACCAGGGCAATGTGCATGTCCGGCTAAGCCAGGTCACGCTACAACAGGGAAGCCAGAAGCGCACCCTCGCCGATGGCCTGCTGGGATACGTGCTTCCGGGCAGCACGCGCAGTTGGCCGCTGCCGTCCGGAATCGACAAGCCGGGCCAGATGCGGGCGCAGATTAATGCCAGGGATACCGAATGGCAGTCGGCCCCCGTCAACTGA